The Micromonospora sp. M71_S20 genome has a window encoding:
- a CDS encoding RNA helicase → MTLTAALPTSADPDTLFDAFAGWAKERGLDLYPHQEEAVIEIVSGANVIMNTPTGSGKSLVAIAAHFAALADDRTTFYTAPIKALVSEKFFALCEVFGADNVGMLTGDASVNADAPIICCTAEILANLALREGERADVGQVVMDEFHFYAEPDRGWAWQVPLIELPQAQFVLMSATLGDTTRFVDDLARRTGRPTAVVRSAERPVPLIFSYAMTPLHETLEELLETRQAPVYVVHFTQAAALERAQALMSVNVCTRAEKDMIATAIGNFRFTSGFGKTLSRLVRHGIGVHHAGMLPKYRRLVETLAQAGLLKVICGTDTLGVGINVPIRTVLFTGLSKYDGVRTRLLKAREFHQIAGRAGRAGFDTVGRVVVQAPEHVIENEKALAKAGDDPKKRRKVVRKKPPEGSIGWGQPTFDRLVEAEPEPLTSSFHVSHSMLLNVIGRPGDAFAAMRHLLTDNHEDRAAQRRHIRRAIAIYRALRAGGVVEQLDEPDETGRRVRLTVDLQLDFALNQPLSPLALATIELLDVESPSYALDVLSVVESILDDPRQVLSAQQFKARGEAVAAMKAEGIEYEARLELLDGVTHPKPLAELLDSAYEMYRQGHPWVADHELSPKSVVRDMYERAMTFTEYVQFYGLTRSEGLVLRYLADAYKTLRQTVPEDAKTEELVDLIEWLGELVRQVDSSLIDEWERLRNPTDAAEAAEALDDRVPAVTRNARAFRVLVRNALFRRVELAALRRWYDLGELDAASGWDADAWADALEPYFEAYGEIGVGPDARGPALLMIEQGRERWTVRQILDDPDEDHDWGISAEVDLAASDEAGAAVVRITSVGQL, encoded by the coding sequence ATGACGCTCACCGCCGCGCTGCCGACAAGCGCCGACCCCGACACCCTCTTCGACGCGTTCGCCGGCTGGGCGAAGGAGCGCGGCCTCGACCTCTACCCCCACCAGGAGGAGGCGGTCATCGAGATCGTCTCCGGCGCCAACGTGATCATGAACACGCCGACCGGGTCCGGCAAGAGCCTGGTCGCGATCGCGGCGCACTTCGCGGCCCTGGCGGACGACCGAACGACCTTCTACACCGCCCCGATCAAGGCGCTGGTGTCGGAGAAGTTCTTCGCCCTCTGCGAGGTCTTCGGCGCCGACAACGTCGGCATGCTGACGGGCGACGCCAGCGTCAACGCCGACGCGCCGATCATCTGCTGCACCGCCGAGATCCTCGCCAACCTCGCGCTGCGCGAGGGCGAGCGCGCCGACGTCGGCCAGGTGGTCATGGACGAGTTCCACTTCTACGCCGAGCCGGACCGGGGCTGGGCGTGGCAGGTGCCGCTCATCGAGCTGCCGCAGGCGCAGTTCGTCCTGATGTCCGCCACGCTGGGCGACACCACCCGCTTCGTCGACGACCTGGCCCGGCGCACCGGCCGGCCCACCGCCGTCGTCCGCTCCGCCGAGCGGCCGGTCCCGCTGATCTTCTCGTACGCGATGACGCCGCTGCACGAGACCCTCGAGGAGCTGCTGGAGACCAGGCAGGCACCCGTCTACGTCGTGCACTTCACCCAGGCCGCCGCCCTGGAACGCGCCCAGGCCCTGATGAGCGTCAACGTCTGCACCCGTGCCGAGAAGGACATGATCGCCACCGCGATCGGCAACTTCCGGTTCACCTCCGGGTTCGGCAAGACCCTGTCCCGGCTGGTCCGGCACGGCATCGGCGTGCACCACGCCGGGATGCTGCCCAAGTACCGCCGGCTCGTCGAGACCCTGGCCCAGGCCGGCCTACTCAAGGTCATCTGCGGCACCGACACCCTCGGCGTCGGCATCAACGTGCCGATCCGCACCGTGCTGTTCACCGGCCTGTCCAAGTACGACGGGGTGCGTACCCGGCTGCTCAAGGCCCGCGAGTTCCACCAGATCGCCGGCCGCGCCGGGCGGGCCGGGTTCGACACCGTCGGCCGGGTGGTCGTGCAGGCACCCGAGCACGTCATCGAGAACGAGAAGGCGCTCGCCAAGGCCGGCGACGACCCGAAGAAGCGGCGCAAGGTGGTGCGCAAGAAGCCGCCGGAGGGGTCGATCGGCTGGGGCCAGCCCACCTTCGACCGCCTGGTCGAGGCAGAGCCGGAGCCGCTCACCTCCAGCTTCCACGTCAGCCACTCGATGCTGCTCAACGTCATCGGCCGCCCCGGCGACGCGTTCGCCGCGATGCGGCACCTGCTCACCGACAACCACGAGGACCGCGCCGCCCAGCGCCGGCACATCCGGCGCGCCATCGCCATCTACCGGGCGCTGCGCGCGGGCGGGGTCGTCGAGCAACTCGACGAGCCCGACGAGACCGGGCGGCGGGTCCGCCTCACCGTCGACCTCCAGCTCGACTTCGCCCTCAACCAGCCCCTCTCCCCGCTGGCGCTGGCCACGATCGAGCTGCTCGACGTCGAGTCCCCCTCGTACGCCCTCGACGTGCTCTCGGTGGTCGAGTCGATCCTGGACGACCCGCGCCAGGTGCTCTCCGCGCAGCAGTTCAAGGCCCGCGGCGAGGCGGTCGCCGCGATGAAGGCCGAGGGCATCGAGTACGAGGCCCGCCTCGAACTCCTCGACGGCGTGACCCACCCGAAGCCCCTGGCGGAGCTGCTGGACTCGGCGTACGAGATGTACCGGCAGGGGCACCCGTGGGTGGCCGACCACGAGCTCTCCCCCAAGTCCGTCGTCCGGGACATGTACGAGCGGGCGATGACCTTCACCGAGTACGTGCAGTTCTACGGGCTGACCCGCTCCGAGGGACTCGTGCTGCGCTACCTCGCGGACGCGTACAAGACGCTGCGGCAGACGGTGCCCGAGGACGCCAAGACCGAGGAGCTGGTCGACCTCATCGAGTGGCTCGGCGAGCTGGTCCGGCAGGTGGACTCCAGCCTCATCGACGAGTGGGAGCGGCTGCGCAACCCCACCGACGCCGCCGAGGCCGCGGAGGCGCTGGACGACCGTGTCCCGGCGGTCACCCGCAACGCCCGGGCATTCCGGGTGCTGGTGCGCAACGCCCTGTTCCGCCGGGTCGAGCTGGCCGCCCTGCGCCGCTGGTACGACCTCGGCGAGCTGGACGCCGCGTCGGGCTGGGACGCGGACGCCTGGGCCGACGCCCTGGAGCCGTACTTCGAGGCGTACGGGGAGATCGGGGTGGGCCCGGACGCGCGCGGGCCGGCGCTGCTGATGATCGAGCAGGGTCGGGAGCGGTGGACGGTCCGGCAGATCCTCGACGACCCCGACGAGGACCACGACTGGGGCATCAGCGCCGAGGTCGACCTCGCGGCCTCCGACGAGGCGGGTGCGGCGGTCGTCCGGATCACCTCGGTCGGCCAGCTCTAG
- the helR gene encoding RNA polymerase recycling motor ATPase HelR has translation MTTSAFDLPDHLSAKADPTLIAGDERHFTAIAASLDQLTTELSDRLDAERRAPGGKGRQAVDRDTEIRRLTARLRTLRRFGMDLCLGHMVGADDPEPVYVGRRGLTDGAGRRLLLDWRSPAAEPFFGATHANPMGLASRRRYRWTRGRITDYWDEVFTPDGFEGHAAALDDQSAFIASLGGSRSTRMRDVLSTIQADQDAIIRAGSRGALVVDGGPGTGKTVVALHRTAYLLYADPRLGHRRGGVLFVGPHQPYLAYVADVLPSLGEEDVQTCTLRDLVPEGAVATVETDPEVARLKSSADLVRAIEAAVRFYEEPPTEGMTVATDESDIWLSADDWAVAFEAPGSGTPHNEARDEVWEELLTILTDRYDGDEPDELVRRSLLRNRELRTTFNRAWPLIEATDLVGDLWSVPAYLRTCAPWLSPDEVRRLQRRDAQAWTVSDLPLLDAARPRLGDPEASGRRRRHEAVVAVERTRMATVVDDLIAAHVYDDGEGVLSSLRQLDLQDALVDETVLPDVEQDLLAGPFAHIVVDEAQELTDAEWQMLLLRCPSRSFTIVGDRAQARHGFPESWQERLERIGLDRITLASLSINYRTPEEVMTEAEPVIRAVLPDANVPTSIRSGGVPVVRGSAADRDAILDTWLAAHAEGVACVIGDPTFRATPRVRSLTPELSKGLEFDLVVLVDPEAFGDGVEGAVDRYVAMTRATQQLVVLTTS, from the coding sequence CTGACCACGAGTGCGTTCGACCTTCCCGACCATCTCTCCGCCAAGGCGGACCCGACGCTGATCGCGGGCGACGAGCGCCACTTCACGGCCATCGCGGCGAGCCTCGATCAGTTGACCACCGAGCTGTCCGACCGCCTTGACGCCGAGCGCAGGGCGCCCGGCGGCAAGGGCCGGCAGGCGGTCGACCGGGACACGGAGATCCGGCGGCTCACCGCCCGACTGCGCACACTGCGTCGCTTCGGGATGGACCTGTGCCTCGGACACATGGTCGGTGCGGACGACCCCGAACCCGTGTACGTCGGACGACGTGGCCTGACGGACGGCGCGGGGCGTCGGCTGCTGCTCGACTGGCGTTCCCCCGCGGCCGAGCCGTTCTTCGGCGCGACCCATGCCAACCCGATGGGTCTGGCGAGCCGTCGCAGGTACCGCTGGACCCGTGGCCGGATCACCGACTACTGGGACGAGGTGTTCACCCCGGACGGGTTCGAGGGGCACGCCGCCGCGCTCGACGACCAGTCCGCCTTCATCGCCAGCCTGGGCGGCAGCCGGTCGACCCGGATGCGCGACGTGCTCAGCACGATCCAGGCCGACCAGGACGCCATCATCCGGGCGGGCTCGCGCGGCGCGCTCGTCGTCGACGGCGGTCCCGGCACGGGGAAGACCGTCGTCGCTCTGCACCGCACCGCGTACCTGCTCTACGCCGACCCCCGCCTCGGTCACCGCCGCGGCGGCGTGCTGTTCGTCGGGCCGCACCAGCCCTACCTGGCCTACGTCGCCGACGTCCTACCCAGCCTCGGCGAGGAGGACGTGCAGACGTGCACCCTGCGGGACCTCGTCCCGGAGGGCGCCGTGGCGACCGTCGAGACCGACCCGGAGGTGGCCCGCCTGAAGTCGTCCGCGGACCTGGTGCGGGCGATCGAGGCGGCGGTCAGGTTCTACGAGGAGCCGCCGACGGAGGGGATGACGGTCGCGACCGACGAGTCCGACATCTGGCTCAGCGCCGACGACTGGGCCGTGGCGTTCGAGGCGCCGGGGTCCGGTACCCCGCACAACGAGGCGCGTGACGAGGTCTGGGAAGAGCTGCTCACGATCCTGACGGACAGGTACGACGGCGACGAGCCGGACGAGCTGGTCCGCAGGTCGCTGCTGCGAAACAGGGAGCTGCGTACGACCTTCAACCGCGCCTGGCCGCTGATCGAGGCGACCGACCTCGTCGGCGACCTGTGGTCGGTGCCCGCCTACCTGCGCACGTGCGCCCCCTGGCTCAGCCCCGACGAGGTCCGCAGGTTGCAGCGCCGCGACGCCCAGGCCTGGACGGTGTCGGACCTGCCGCTGCTGGACGCGGCACGGCCGCGGCTCGGCGACCCGGAGGCGTCCGGGCGCAGGCGCCGGCACGAGGCCGTCGTCGCCGTCGAACGCACGCGCATGGCGACGGTCGTGGACGACCTCATCGCGGCCCACGTCTACGACGACGGCGAAGGTGTGCTGTCGAGCCTGCGCCAACTGGACCTCCAGGACGCCCTGGTCGATGAGACCGTACTGCCCGATGTCGAGCAGGACCTGCTCGCCGGCCCGTTCGCGCACATCGTCGTGGACGAGGCGCAGGAGCTGACCGACGCCGAGTGGCAGATGCTGCTGCTGCGCTGCCCGTCCCGCAGCTTCACCATCGTCGGCGACCGCGCCCAGGCCAGGCACGGTTTCCCGGAGTCGTGGCAGGAACGGCTGGAGCGGATCGGGCTCGACCGGATCACCCTGGCCTCCCTGAGCATCAACTACCGGACGCCGGAGGAGGTCATGACGGAGGCCGAGCCGGTCATCCGGGCCGTGCTCCCGGACGCCAACGTGCCGACCTCCATCCGCAGCGGCGGCGTTCCCGTCGTACGCGGATCCGCCGCTGACCGGGACGCGATCCTCGACACCTGGCTCGCCGCCCACGCCGAGGGGGTCGCCTGCGTCATCGGCGACCCCACGTTCCGGGCGACGCCCCGCGTCCGGTCGCTGACCCCGGAGCTGTCGAAGGGGCTCGAGTTCGACCTGGTCGTCCTCGTCGACCCGGAGGCCTTCGGCGACGGGGTCGAAGGCGCGGTCGACCGCTACGTCGCGATGACCCGGGCGACCCAGCAGCTCGTCGTCCTCACCACCTCCTGA
- a CDS encoding ABC transporter ATP-binding protein — translation MLSTRDLVAGYDERTVLDGLDLELPGDAFTVIVGPNACGKSTLLRTMARLLTPRRGAVLLDGTAIRDLPTREVARRLGVLPQSPLVPEGVTVADLVGRGRQPYQRWWRQWSESDGAAVDRAMALADVTALADRPVDTLSGGQRQRVWIAMTLAQDTEALLLDEPTTFLDLAHQVEVLDLLHRLRVERGRTVVAVLHDLNQAARYADHLIAMRSGAVVAAGPPREILTADLVRDVFGLDCVVVPCPVTGAPLVVPALTSPSLTRLPAGNAATPLTGSHPSKGI, via the coding sequence ATGCTCTCCACCCGCGACCTGGTCGCCGGCTACGACGAGCGGACCGTGCTGGACGGGCTCGACCTGGAGCTGCCCGGCGACGCGTTCACGGTGATCGTCGGGCCGAACGCCTGCGGCAAGTCCACCCTGCTGCGCACCATGGCCCGCCTGCTCACCCCCCGGCGCGGCGCCGTGCTGCTGGACGGCACCGCCATCCGGGACCTGCCGACCCGCGAGGTCGCCCGCCGCCTCGGCGTGCTGCCGCAGAGCCCGCTGGTGCCCGAGGGGGTGACCGTCGCGGACCTGGTCGGCCGGGGCCGGCAGCCGTACCAGCGGTGGTGGCGGCAGTGGTCGGAGTCAGACGGGGCCGCCGTCGACCGGGCCATGGCGCTCGCCGACGTGACGGCGCTGGCGGACCGGCCGGTCGACACCCTCTCCGGCGGCCAGCGGCAGCGCGTCTGGATTGCCATGACCCTCGCCCAGGACACCGAGGCGCTGCTGCTGGACGAGCCCACCACCTTCCTCGACCTCGCCCACCAGGTGGAGGTGCTGGACCTGCTGCACCGGCTGCGCGTCGAGCGGGGCCGTACGGTCGTCGCCGTGCTGCACGACCTCAACCAGGCCGCCCGGTACGCCGACCACCTGATCGCCATGCGCTCCGGTGCCGTGGTGGCCGCCGGGCCGCCCCGGGAGATCCTCACCGCCGACCTGGTCCGGGACGTCTTCGGCCTCGACTGCGTGGTCGTGCCCTGCCCGGTGACCGGGGCGCCCCTGGTGGTGCCCGCGCTCACCAGTCCCTCCCTGACCCGCCTGCCCGCCGGGAACGCGGCGACGCCGCTGACCGGCTCGCACCCTTCGAAAGGAATCTGA
- a CDS encoding ABC transporter substrate-binding protein → MRRLAAALTAALALGVALTACGESDPVADTTTGQTREIVHAMGTTKVPVEPKRVVVLDTDKIDTALTLGVTPVGAATAGEARSWPTYFGEEKLAGIKEVGVLTEPDLEAINALKPDLILGSKFRQEKFYDELAAIAPTVFTEKVGITWKENFLFDGKALGKEQQAKDLLAAYETRAREFGGKLGDAADRKVSIVRFMPTEIRVYGPDSFSGIVIGDTGLGRPERQQLTGKEDRRMDRVSPERIGEVDGDVIFVTAYGEKAAAEQAKVTGGTLWKGLAAVKAGKSHVVSDEIWMTGIGIGAANKILDDLAKYLTA, encoded by the coding sequence ATGCGTCGTCTCGCCGCCGCCCTCACCGCGGCGCTGGCCCTCGGCGTCGCTCTCACCGCCTGCGGTGAGAGCGACCCGGTCGCCGACACCACCACCGGACAGACCCGGGAGATCGTCCACGCCATGGGCACCACCAAGGTGCCGGTGGAGCCCAAGCGCGTCGTCGTGCTCGACACCGACAAGATCGACACAGCCCTGACACTGGGCGTCACACCGGTCGGCGCCGCCACCGCCGGCGAGGCGCGGAGCTGGCCGACCTACTTCGGCGAGGAGAAGCTCGCCGGCATCAAGGAGGTCGGGGTGCTCACCGAGCCCGACCTGGAGGCCATCAACGCCCTCAAGCCGGACCTGATCCTGGGCAGCAAGTTCCGCCAGGAGAAGTTCTACGACGAGCTGGCCGCCATCGCGCCGACCGTCTTCACCGAGAAGGTCGGCATCACCTGGAAGGAGAACTTCCTCTTCGACGGCAAGGCGCTCGGCAAGGAGCAGCAGGCCAAGGACCTGCTGGCCGCGTACGAGACGCGGGCCAGGGAGTTCGGCGGCAAGCTCGGCGACGCCGCCGACCGCAAGGTCTCCATCGTCCGCTTCATGCCGACCGAGATCCGGGTGTACGGGCCGGACTCGTTCTCCGGCATCGTCATCGGCGACACCGGGCTGGGCCGCCCCGAGCGCCAGCAGCTCACCGGCAAGGAGGACCGGCGGATGGACCGGGTCAGCCCGGAGCGGATCGGCGAGGTTGACGGCGACGTCATCTTCGTCACGGCGTACGGCGAGAAGGCCGCCGCCGAGCAGGCCAAGGTGACCGGCGGGACGCTCTGGAAGGGGCTGGCGGCGGTCAAGGCGGGCAAGTCGCACGTCGTCTCCGACGAGATCTGGATGACCGGCATCGGCATCGGCGCCGCCAACAAGATCCTCGACGACCTGGCGAAGTACCTCACCGCCTGA
- a CDS encoding glycosyltransferase family 2 protein → MTRVLLSLVVPCFNEEASVERLHTAVTAAVAELSDVDIEVVYVDDGSSDGTLVALRRLAAADPTVRYTSLSRNFGKEAAMLAGLERATGDAVVIMDADLQHPPRLLPDMVALYRQGFDQVIARRDRRGDRFVRMLASRSFYRVVNWWIDVRLLDGAGDFRLLSRLAVDAVLAMPEYNRFSKGLFSWIGFRTVVVAHGNETRQAGRSRWTFGKLFNYAFDGLLSFNNRPLRLAIYGGLFLTLIAVVYMAWVVADAVSKGIDVPGYTTIIVSVIGLGGIQMTILGVIGEYIGRIYYETKRRPHYLVQETEDLVTESGEAPRVPDQPAVHPVERVRQGGPAREDLSRYRSLRRAAGESVAGDARQP, encoded by the coding sequence GTGACGCGGGTGCTCCTGTCGCTGGTGGTGCCCTGCTTCAACGAGGAAGCCTCGGTGGAGCGGCTGCACACCGCGGTGACCGCCGCGGTCGCGGAGCTGTCCGACGTCGACATCGAGGTGGTGTACGTCGACGACGGCAGCTCCGACGGCACCCTCGTGGCGCTGCGCCGCCTCGCCGCCGCCGATCCCACCGTGCGCTACACGTCGCTGAGCCGCAACTTCGGCAAGGAGGCGGCGATGCTGGCCGGGCTGGAGCGGGCCACCGGGGACGCGGTGGTCATAATGGACGCCGACCTCCAGCATCCGCCACGGCTGCTGCCCGACATGGTGGCGTTGTACCGGCAGGGTTTCGACCAGGTGATCGCGCGCCGGGACCGGCGTGGTGACCGGTTCGTCCGGATGCTGGCCTCGCGGTCCTTCTACCGGGTGGTCAACTGGTGGATCGACGTGCGGCTGCTGGACGGGGCGGGTGACTTCCGGCTGCTGTCCCGGCTGGCGGTGGACGCGGTGCTGGCGATGCCGGAGTACAACCGCTTCTCGAAGGGGCTGTTCTCCTGGATCGGCTTCCGGACGGTGGTGGTCGCGCACGGCAACGAGACCCGGCAGGCGGGCCGGAGCAGGTGGACGTTCGGCAAGCTGTTCAACTACGCGTTCGACGGGCTGCTGTCGTTCAACAACCGGCCGCTGCGGCTGGCGATCTACGGCGGCCTGTTCCTCACCCTGATCGCGGTGGTCTACATGGCCTGGGTGGTCGCCGACGCCGTCAGCAAGGGGATCGACGTTCCCGGCTACACCACCATCATCGTCAGCGTGATCGGTCTCGGCGGCATCCAGATGACGATCCTGGGCGTGATCGGGGAGTACATCGGCCGGATCTACTACGAGACCAAGCGTCGGCCGCACTACCTGGTCCAGGAGACCGAGGACCTGGTCACGGAGAGCGGGGAGGCGCCCCGGGTGCCGGACCAGCCGGCGGTGCACCCGGTCGAGCGGGTCCGGCAGGGCGGGCCGGCCCGCGAGGACCTCTCCCGGTACCGCTCGCTGCGGCGCGCCGCCGGCGAGTCCGTGGCGGGTGACGCGCGGCAGCCGTAG
- a CDS encoding iron chelate uptake ABC transporter family permease subunit — protein sequence MTAPATPAVGRPAGRSRLGVTALPGRSLVRIGPVSVQVRRRSVLVAAALVVLLLGAGVLSLSLGTPYVAPADVLRALSGAGTPYDLVVLDLRLPRLVLAAVAGAAFGVAGTLIQSVARNPLASPDVVGITQGAGLAATVALTGGVAAVLVAPAALVGGLVAAVLLFVLGARHGLAAQRFVLAGVAVAFALRALTEVVMLTADPIDGLRAQIWLIGTLAGKGWTESLWIALTLAALLPVLAWAGWALNSTALDDDTARGIGLRPVARRVGLAGTGVLAAAMVTAQVGAVDFVALVAPQLARRLVRAERPPLLCAALLGALLLVLADLGGRRLFAPTQLPAGVLTAAIGGPYLIFLLLRGRRRSS from the coding sequence GTGACCGCCCCCGCGACCCCGGCCGTCGGGCGGCCGGCGGGCCGTTCCCGGCTGGGCGTCACCGCGCTGCCCGGCCGGTCGCTGGTGCGGATCGGCCCGGTCAGCGTGCAGGTCCGCCGCCGCTCGGTGCTGGTCGCCGCCGCGCTGGTCGTGCTGCTGCTCGGCGCGGGGGTGCTCAGCCTCTCGTTGGGCACCCCGTACGTCGCCCCGGCCGACGTGCTGCGCGCACTCTCCGGCGCCGGCACCCCGTACGACCTGGTGGTCCTCGACCTGCGGCTGCCCCGGCTGGTGCTGGCCGCGGTGGCCGGCGCCGCCTTCGGGGTGGCCGGCACGCTGATCCAGAGCGTGGCCCGCAACCCGCTCGCCAGCCCCGACGTCGTCGGCATCACCCAGGGCGCCGGTCTCGCCGCGACGGTGGCCCTGACCGGCGGTGTCGCCGCCGTCCTCGTGGCCCCGGCGGCGCTGGTCGGCGGGCTGGTCGCCGCCGTGCTGCTGTTCGTCCTCGGCGCCCGGCACGGGCTGGCCGCCCAGCGGTTCGTGCTCGCCGGGGTGGCGGTCGCCTTCGCGTTGCGGGCGCTGACCGAGGTGGTCATGCTCACCGCCGACCCGATCGACGGGCTGCGCGCGCAGATCTGGCTGATCGGCACGCTCGCCGGCAAGGGCTGGACCGAGAGCCTGTGGATCGCCCTCACCCTGGCCGCGCTCCTGCCGGTGCTGGCCTGGGCCGGCTGGGCGCTGAACAGCACCGCCCTGGACGACGACACCGCCCGGGGGATCGGCCTGCGCCCGGTGGCCCGCCGGGTCGGCCTCGCCGGCACCGGGGTGCTGGCCGCCGCGATGGTCACCGCGCAGGTGGGCGCGGTGGACTTCGTCGCCCTGGTCGCCCCGCAGCTGGCCCGCCGGCTGGTCCGCGCCGAGCGCCCGCCGCTGCTCTGCGCCGCGTTGCTCGGGGCGCTGCTGCTGGTGCTGGCCGACCTGGGTGGCCGGCGGTTGTTCGCCCCCACCCAGCTGCCGGCCGGCGTGCTGACCGCCGCCATCGGTGGCCCGTATTTGATCTTCCTGCTGCTCCGTGGCCGGCGGCGGTCCTCGTGA
- a CDS encoding MFS transporter, with amino-acid sequence MNARARTLTAVLLSSLSFPLTITGASVALPGIQHDLDTPLTTAQWVVNGYNLCFAAFLAFGGSLADLLGKRRLFAAGVAVFFAGSVLCVLARDATVLNLARVLAGTGAAAATATGQSILAASFAGAARTRVFGALGAVLGVGLAFGPTISGLLVDALGWRAVFAVPAALAGVVLLLCPFLPALPGARKRIDWGGGALFTAALALLIWAFVEAPARGASHPSVIAALLALGVCAIGFVRVEKRRTDPMFDLGLLRNQRFVGYSLVAATMMGLLVPLLVYLPSYLIDVVGLDAGRAGLWMLMLTLPSVALPPVGAAVARRSPRLLSVGAIVLGAAGMFALTTIGPDSTPRSLLLPLLLIGTGVGATTGVIDGLAISSAPVRQAGTVAGLFNTGRLVTETVALALVGSTLAIVSGGHLAGDGFTAALHVVAVALGCFGGVCAVAVGLLLRRPDAGRPEA; translated from the coding sequence GTGAACGCGCGCGCCCGCACCCTGACGGCGGTGCTGTTGTCGTCGCTGTCGTTTCCGCTGACCATCACCGGGGCGTCCGTCGCGCTTCCCGGCATCCAGCACGACCTCGACACGCCGCTCACGACGGCGCAGTGGGTCGTCAACGGCTACAACCTCTGCTTCGCGGCGTTCCTGGCCTTCGGCGGCTCGCTCGCGGACCTGCTCGGCAAGCGCCGTCTCTTCGCCGCCGGGGTCGCGGTGTTCTTCGCCGGCAGCGTGCTGTGCGTGCTGGCCCGGGACGCCACGGTCCTGAACCTCGCGCGCGTCCTCGCCGGCACGGGTGCGGCAGCGGCGACGGCAACCGGTCAGTCGATCCTCGCGGCGTCCTTCGCCGGAGCGGCCCGGACCCGGGTGTTCGGCGCGCTCGGCGCGGTCCTCGGCGTCGGCCTCGCGTTCGGACCCACGATCTCCGGCCTGCTCGTGGACGCGCTCGGGTGGCGGGCCGTCTTCGCGGTCCCCGCCGCGCTGGCGGGAGTCGTGCTGCTGCTGTGCCCCTTCCTGCCCGCCCTGCCCGGTGCCAGGAAGCGGATCGACTGGGGCGGCGGGGCGCTGTTCACCGCCGCGCTCGCGCTCCTCATCTGGGCCTTCGTCGAGGCACCTGCCCGGGGAGCCTCGCACCCGTCGGTGATCGCCGCGCTGCTCGCCCTCGGGGTCTGCGCGATCGGGTTCGTACGGGTCGAGAAGCGCCGCACCGACCCGATGTTCGACCTCGGCCTCCTGCGCAACCAGCGCTTCGTCGGGTACTCCCTGGTCGCCGCGACCATGATGGGACTGCTCGTACCCCTGCTGGTCTACCTGCCCTCCTACCTCATCGACGTCGTCGGCCTCGACGCCGGGCGAGCCGGGCTGTGGATGCTCATGCTCACCCTGCCCTCGGTCGCCCTGCCCCCGGTCGGAGCGGCGGTCGCGCGTCGCTCGCCCCGCCTGCTGTCGGTCGGGGCGATCGTCCTCGGCGCGGCCGGCATGTTCGCCCTCACCACCATCGGCCCCGACAGCACACCCCGTTCCCTCCTGCTGCCGCTGCTGCTGATCGGGACCGGTGTCGGCGCCACCACGGGCGTGATCGACGGACTCGCCATCTCCAGCGCACCTGTCCGACAGGCCGGCACCGTGGCCGGGCTGTTCAACACGGGCCGACTCGTCACCGAGACCGTCGCGCTCGCGCTCGTCGGCTCCACCCTCGCCATCGTCAGCGGCGGGCACCTCGCCGGCGACGGCTTCACCGCCGCGCTGCACGTCGTCGCGGTGGCGCTGGGGTGCTTCGGCGGCGTCTGCGCCGTCGCCGTGGGTCTGCTCCTGCGCCGACCCGATGCCGGGCGGCCGGAGGCGTGA